The Triticum aestivum cultivar Chinese Spring chromosome 3A, IWGSC CS RefSeq v2.1, whole genome shotgun sequence genome includes a region encoding these proteins:
- the LOC123058841 gene encoding bifunctional purine biosynthesis protein PurH, translating into MLSLRQVSGGWLAQESDDLTPEDITFTTGSERAPTDSELSDAKFAWLCVKHVKSNAIVIAKDNCMLGMGSGQPNRVDSLRIAFRKAGEAAKGAALASDAFFPFAWKDAVEEACENGISTIAQPGGSMRDKDAVD; encoded by the exons ATGCTGTCGCTCAGGCAGGTCAGTGGTGGTTGGCTAGCTCAAGAATCTGACGATCTAACCCCAGAAGACATCACCTTCACGACGGGTTCTGAGAGAGCTCCGACGGACAGTGAGCTCTCGGATGCCAAGTTCGCCTGGCTCTGTGTGAAGCACGTCAAGAGCAACGCCATTGTGATTGCCAAG GACAACTGCATGCTGGGCATGGGTAGCGGGCAGCCAAACAGGGTGGACAGCCTGAGGATCGCCTTCAGGAAAGCAGGGGAAGCCGCCAAGGGAGCCGCTCTGGCCAGCGACGCCTTCTTCCCATTCG CTTGGAAGGATGCCGTGGAGGAAGCATGTGAGAACGGCATCAGCACGATTGCGCAGCCTGGCGGCAGCATGAGGGACAAGGACGCCGTCGACTGA